One genomic region from Streptomyces sp. NBC_01304 encodes:
- a CDS encoding leucyl/phenylalanyl-tRNA--protein transferase produces the protein MLIASLSRPRPKSPWSAIDLRAAPPEGPVAFGDDLRPETLLGAYRQGLYPFPAEGPEHRLINEISYEPEVAAGRVKLLPGSTEPYAVAWCSPDPRPLILVDRARVQRSLRRQLRQGPQWTTTVDVCFERVVRQCRTGRTERWLTDELLAAMVRLHQAGYAHSVEVWEGRELVGGTFGVRVGPVFSADSQFTLRSGAGKVAVVDLTRRLAEAGGTAVDVQYDGDHVRLLGARPVPRAHYLDLLHSPDHGTALKTGPLPARRLAD, from the coding sequence ATGCTGATCGCGAGCCTGTCCCGCCCCCGCCCCAAGTCCCCTTGGTCAGCAATCGACTTGAGAGCGGCCCCGCCCGAGGGCCCCGTCGCGTTCGGCGACGACCTGCGCCCCGAGACCCTGCTCGGCGCGTACCGGCAAGGGCTCTACCCGTTCCCCGCCGAGGGCCCCGAACACCGCCTCATCAACGAGATCAGCTACGAACCGGAGGTCGCGGCGGGCCGGGTGAAGCTGCTGCCCGGCTCGACCGAGCCGTACGCGGTCGCCTGGTGCTCCCCCGATCCGCGGCCGCTCATCCTCGTCGACCGGGCCCGTGTGCAGCGCAGCCTGCGCCGCCAGTTGAGGCAGGGCCCGCAGTGGACGACGACCGTCGACGTCTGCTTCGAGCGGGTGGTGCGCCAGTGCCGCACGGGCCGCACCGAACGCTGGCTCACCGACGAACTCCTCGCCGCCATGGTCCGCCTGCACCAGGCGGGCTACGCGCACAGCGTGGAGGTCTGGGAGGGCCGCGAACTCGTCGGCGGGACCTTCGGCGTCCGGGTCGGGCCGGTGTTCAGCGCCGATTCCCAGTTCACGCTGCGCAGCGGGGCGGGCAAGGTCGCGGTCGTCGACCTGACCCGACGCCTGGCCGAGGCGGGCGGCACGGCCGTCGACGTCCAGTACGACGGCGACCACGTCCGGCTCCTCGGCGCCCGCCCCGTCCCCCGCGCCCACTACCTCGACCTGCTGCACAGCCCGGACCACGGCACGGCCCTGAAGACCGGGCCGCTGCCCGCCCGACGGCTGGCCGACTGA
- a CDS encoding amino acid adenylation domain-containing protein, with protein MANDGKTSVHESFALRAAEQPDASAVEQGDQRITYAELDARADQLAHRLRAAGVRRGSVVLVHLERSIDLIVSMLATFKAGAAYLPVEPGAPEQRLAGFLAEAGCAAVIAGAEGRERIPVGAGLPVIEPGPVAEPLPVGGDGAPTGRSPKPLDDSPDDLAYLIYTSGSTGTPKGVRVGHASLAHLLAEINTSYGIGPGGRVLQFAAITFDTAIEQTLVTLLNGATLILPDRLWAPSELAGQLAGRGVTVMDLTPSYWRAFLAELDRAPAELPVRLTIVGGSAVHAEDCRTALRLLPASRLVNAYGLTETTITSTTMEITEQVLPASGPAPVGRPLPGTTVHVLGEDLRPVPAGERGEIYIAGSGVALGYLSPDAERGRFVPDPERPGARMYRTGDLGGWTRDGNLEIAGRADRQLKVRGFRVEPAEIEATLTGHDLIADAAVTTYGRGGDTAIAAYCTAARIDEVPPTIRELRAYVAERLPDYMVPAAFVLLPELPLTTHGKVDLAALPEPEPTASGSEGPDEAGGSTMVERIVAGLWRQVLDMEQVAPEDNFFDLGGNSILAAELLAKVRASLGVLITQVRPLIRLLLQDATLRGFSAAVESARAGSLEGDDAKRVDFTAEAELGVTVEPAPADPANWRRPAHIFLTGATGFLGIYLLRELLTTTDATVHCLVRADDTAHARARLTANARHYLQGDLGEYRDRIVAVPGDLAAPRLGLSEPQFDALAALVDVIHHPGGLVNFIYPYSHMRPANVEGTREIIRMAARYRNAPVHYTSTMAVISGFGTAGVHHVTEQTPAAHADHLSVGYVESKWVAEALLQNAAKAGLPVAIYRAADISGDRATGAWNTATEMCAMKKFIVDTGTAPVAELPLDYTPVDLFAAAVAHIAARAEPPTGEVYHLTNPGKVNVSLLTERLRAHDHEIREVGWDEWLDEVVRIAVEEPGHPMTPFAPLFIDRDSTGVMSVAEMYLEATFPHFTRDNVEAALHGSGIDIPPVDAEMLDRYIRYLTDIEFL; from the coding sequence ATGGCCAACGACGGGAAGACCTCAGTCCACGAGAGCTTCGCCCTGCGCGCCGCGGAGCAGCCCGACGCGAGTGCGGTGGAGCAGGGCGATCAGCGGATCACGTACGCCGAACTCGACGCGCGAGCAGATCAGTTGGCTCACCGCCTGCGGGCCGCAGGGGTGCGCCGGGGCTCGGTGGTGCTGGTGCACCTGGAGCGCTCCATCGATCTGATCGTGTCGATGCTCGCGACGTTCAAGGCGGGGGCGGCGTATCTGCCGGTGGAGCCCGGGGCACCCGAGCAGCGCCTGGCGGGGTTCCTCGCGGAGGCCGGGTGCGCGGCCGTCATCGCCGGGGCCGAGGGGCGGGAGCGGATACCTGTCGGTGCCGGCCTGCCGGTGATCGAGCCCGGTCCAGTGGCCGAGCCGCTTCCGGTGGGGGGCGACGGTGCGCCAACTGGCCGATCACCTAAGCCACTTGACGACTCGCCCGACGACCTCGCGTACCTCATCTACACCTCCGGCTCCACCGGCACCCCCAAGGGCGTACGCGTCGGCCACGCGTCCCTTGCCCACCTCCTCGCCGAGATCAACACGTCCTACGGGATCGGCCCCGGCGGCCGGGTGCTGCAGTTCGCGGCCATCACCTTCGACACCGCCATCGAGCAGACCCTCGTCACGCTGCTCAACGGCGCGACGTTGATCCTCCCCGACCGCCTCTGGGCCCCCAGCGAACTCGCCGGACAGCTGGCCGGACGCGGGGTCACGGTCATGGACCTCACCCCCTCCTACTGGCGCGCGTTCCTCGCCGAACTCGACCGGGCCCCCGCCGAGTTGCCGGTCCGTCTCACCATCGTCGGCGGCAGCGCCGTGCACGCCGAGGACTGCCGTACCGCCCTGCGCCTGCTGCCCGCCTCGCGCCTGGTCAACGCCTACGGCCTGACCGAGACGACCATCACCTCCACCACCATGGAGATCACCGAGCAGGTGCTGCCCGCGAGCGGCCCGGCCCCCGTCGGCCGCCCGCTGCCCGGCACCACCGTCCACGTCCTCGGCGAGGACCTGCGGCCCGTGCCCGCCGGGGAGCGCGGCGAGATATACATAGCCGGCTCCGGCGTCGCCCTCGGCTATCTGTCGCCGGACGCCGAGCGCGGCCGGTTCGTGCCGGACCCGGAGCGCCCCGGCGCCCGCATGTACCGCACCGGCGACCTCGGCGGCTGGACGCGGGACGGCAATCTGGAGATCGCCGGGCGGGCCGACCGCCAGCTCAAGGTGCGCGGCTTCCGCGTCGAACCGGCCGAGATCGAGGCCACGCTCACCGGGCACGACCTGATCGCGGACGCCGCGGTGACGACGTACGGCCGGGGCGGTGACACGGCGATCGCCGCGTACTGCACGGCCGCGCGCATCGACGAAGTTCCGCCGACGATACGGGAGTTGAGGGCGTACGTCGCCGAGCGCCTGCCCGACTACATGGTCCCGGCCGCCTTCGTCCTGCTGCCCGAGCTGCCCCTGACGACGCACGGCAAGGTCGACCTGGCCGCCCTCCCGGAGCCCGAGCCCACCGCATCCGGGAGCGAGGGGCCCGACGAGGCGGGCGGCAGCACCATGGTCGAGCGGATCGTGGCCGGTCTGTGGCGCCAGGTCCTCGACATGGAGCAGGTCGCACCGGAGGACAACTTCTTCGACCTCGGCGGCAATTCGATCCTCGCCGCGGAACTCCTCGCGAAGGTCCGGGCCTCCCTCGGCGTCCTGATCACCCAGGTCCGCCCGCTGATCCGGCTGCTGCTGCAGGACGCGACGCTGCGCGGGTTCAGCGCCGCCGTGGAGTCGGCGCGGGCCGGCTCCCTCGAAGGCGACGACGCCAAGCGCGTCGACTTCACCGCCGAGGCCGAACTCGGCGTCACCGTCGAACCCGCCCCGGCCGACCCCGCCAACTGGCGGCGCCCGGCCCACATCTTCCTCACCGGAGCCACCGGCTTCCTCGGGATCTACCTCCTGCGGGAACTGCTCACCACCACCGACGCCACCGTCCACTGCCTGGTCCGGGCCGACGACACGGCCCACGCACGGGCCCGCCTGACGGCCAACGCCCGGCACTACCTCCAAGGCGACCTGGGGGAGTACCGGGACCGGATCGTCGCCGTCCCCGGCGACCTGGCCGCGCCCCGACTCGGCCTGAGCGAGCCGCAGTTCGACGCGCTCGCCGCCCTCGTCGACGTGATCCACCACCCCGGCGGCCTCGTCAACTTCATCTACCCCTACTCCCACATGCGCCCGGCCAACGTCGAGGGCACCCGCGAGATCATCCGGATGGCCGCCCGCTACCGCAACGCGCCCGTGCACTACACCTCCACCATGGCGGTGATCTCCGGCTTCGGCACCGCGGGCGTCCACCACGTCACCGAGCAGACCCCGGCGGCGCACGCCGACCACCTCTCCGTCGGCTACGTGGAGAGCAAGTGGGTCGCCGAGGCACTCCTGCAGAACGCCGCGAAGGCGGGCCTCCCGGTCGCGATCTACCGGGCCGCCGACATCTCCGGCGACCGGGCCACCGGAGCCTGGAACACGGCGACCGAGATGTGCGCGATGAAGAAGTTCATCGTCGACACCGGCACCGCGCCCGTCGCCGAACTCCCCCTGGACTACACGCCGGTGGACCTCTTCGCGGCGGCGGTCGCCCACATCGCCGCCCGCGCCGAGCCGCCCACGGGCGAGGTCTACCACCTCACCAACCCCGGCAAGGTGAACGTCTCCCTGCTCACCGAGCGGCTGCGCGCCCACGACCACGAGATCCGCGAGGTCGGCTGGGACGAATGGCTCGACGAAGTGGTGCGCATCGCGGTCGAGGAGCCCGGACACCCCATGACGCCGTTCGCGCCGCTGTTCATCGACCGCGACTCCACCGGCGTGATGAGCGTCGCGGAGATGTACCTGGAGGCGACGTTCCCCCACTTCACCCGCGACAACGTGGAGGCGGCGCTGCACGGCAGCGGCATCGACATCCCGCCGGTGGACGCCGAGATGCTCGACCGCTACATCCGCTACCTGACCGACATCGAGTTCCTGTGA
- a CDS encoding Gfo/Idh/MocA family protein, with translation MPPVTLLVVGAGDRGTGHARWALGHPDRAKVIGVAEPREVRRTRLVEEHGIEPANVVADWKEFTARGKIADAVLICTQDRQHVEPAAAFAALGYDIMLEKPMALDEESCREIVSAVERAGVLLAVGHVLRYTPYTRALKDIVDSGRIGKVMSVQHLEPVGFWHQAHSYVRGNWRRADEATSMLMAKSCHDLDWLQYVVGQPPSRVSSFGSLSHFTAENRPAGAADRCLDCPSSVEASCPYSAKRLYGGKLERQELHWPLSVVVDEFTSDALQVALREGPYGRCVYACDNDVVDHQVVNMEFADGATASFTMTAFAELANRSTRIFGTHGELSGDGETIRVYDFATRTEEVVDPDPGGEMSAAGGHGGGDAGLMDAFVEAVATKSPDAIRSGPRDSLASHLAVLAAERARISGTVEDVPSLS, from the coding sequence ATGCCACCAGTCACTCTGCTAGTTGTCGGCGCCGGCGATCGCGGTACCGGGCACGCCCGTTGGGCCCTCGGCCATCCGGACCGCGCGAAGGTCATCGGCGTCGCCGAACCCCGCGAGGTGCGCCGGACGAGGCTCGTCGAGGAGCACGGCATCGAGCCGGCGAACGTGGTGGCCGACTGGAAGGAGTTCACCGCCCGCGGCAAGATCGCCGACGCCGTGCTGATCTGCACCCAGGACCGCCAACACGTGGAGCCCGCGGCGGCGTTCGCCGCCCTCGGCTACGACATCATGCTCGAGAAGCCGATGGCCCTGGACGAGGAGTCCTGCCGGGAGATCGTGAGCGCGGTGGAGCGCGCCGGGGTGCTGCTCGCCGTGGGGCATGTGCTGCGCTACACCCCGTACACCCGGGCACTCAAGGACATCGTCGACTCCGGGCGGATCGGCAAGGTCATGAGCGTCCAGCACCTGGAGCCGGTCGGCTTCTGGCATCAAGCGCATTCGTACGTACGCGGCAATTGGCGCCGCGCCGACGAGGCGACCTCGATGCTCATGGCCAAGTCCTGCCACGACCTGGACTGGCTGCAGTACGTCGTCGGGCAGCCGCCGTCCCGGGTCTCCAGCTTCGGCAGCCTCTCCCACTTCACCGCGGAGAACCGGCCGGCCGGGGCGGCCGACCGCTGTCTGGACTGCCCGTCCTCGGTGGAGGCGTCCTGCCCGTACTCGGCGAAGCGACTGTACGGCGGGAAGCTGGAGCGGCAGGAACTGCACTGGCCGCTGAGCGTGGTCGTCGACGAGTTCACGTCCGACGCACTCCAAGTCGCCCTGCGCGAGGGCCCGTACGGCCGGTGCGTGTACGCCTGCGACAACGACGTGGTCGACCACCAGGTGGTGAACATGGAGTTCGCCGACGGCGCGACGGCCTCCTTCACCATGACCGCCTTCGCCGAACTCGCGAATCGCAGCACGCGGATCTTCGGCACGCACGGGGAGCTGTCGGGGGACGGGGAGACCATCCGGGTCTACGACTTCGCGACGCGTACGGAGGAGGTCGTCGACCCCGATCCCGGAGGGGAGATGAGTGCGGCGGGCGGGCACGGTGGAGGTGACGCGGGGCTCATGGACGCGTTCGTCGAGGCCGTCGCGACGAAGTCTCCCGACGCCATCAGGTCGGGGCCCCGCGACTCCCTGGCCAGCCATCTCGCCGTGCTCGCGGCCGAGCGGGCCCGGATTTCCGGGACGGTCGAGGACGTCCCGAGCCTGAGCTGA
- a CDS encoding alkaline phosphatase family protein — MPEATRSRHVLVVGIDGVRLDTLATAATPHLDAIAAAGFLAPVTIDPGTPTMSGPCWATIVTGVRVDKHAVWSNDFTGNRLQIFPDFTTRLHLQDARHTYVAAGWQPLLTVNNGGPMFREPARMSYAAAPADTPEAWDDTDELITTDAERVLTEDHPEAAFVYLGAVDETGHVLGCGQEYKDAIVRADARLGRLVAAVRDRVTYEAEDWTIIVVTDHGHRPEGGHGGRSDLEETAWIACAGPDMAAGPPDRPLHHEDVAAQVFASLGRVPDSHWTLDGRAWSKS, encoded by the coding sequence ATGCCCGAAGCCACCCGCTCCCGGCACGTGCTCGTCGTAGGCATCGACGGCGTACGCCTGGACACCCTCGCCACCGCCGCGACCCCGCACCTCGACGCCATCGCGGCGGCCGGCTTCCTCGCCCCGGTCACCATCGACCCGGGCACCCCCACCATGTCGGGCCCCTGCTGGGCGACGATCGTCACCGGCGTACGCGTCGACAAGCACGCCGTGTGGTCCAACGACTTCACCGGCAACCGCCTGCAGATCTTCCCCGACTTCACCACCCGCCTGCACCTGCAGGACGCCCGCCACACCTACGTCGCCGCGGGCTGGCAGCCGCTCCTCACGGTCAACAACGGCGGCCCGATGTTCCGCGAGCCCGCCCGCATGAGCTATGCCGCGGCGCCCGCCGACACCCCCGAAGCCTGGGACGACACCGACGAGTTGATCACCACGGACGCGGAACGCGTCCTCACCGAGGACCACCCCGAGGCGGCCTTCGTCTACCTGGGCGCGGTCGACGAGACCGGCCATGTCCTTGGCTGCGGCCAGGAGTACAAGGACGCGATCGTACGCGCCGACGCCCGCCTCGGCCGGCTCGTCGCGGCCGTCCGCGACCGGGTGACGTACGAGGCGGAGGACTGGACGATCATCGTCGTCACCGACCACGGCCACCGCCCCGAGGGCGGCCACGGCGGCCGCTCCGACCTGGAGGAAACGGCCTGGATCGCCTGCGCGGGCCCGGACATGGCCGCAGGCCCGCCCGACCGCCCCCTGCACCACGAGGACGTCGCGGCCCAGGTCTTCGCCTCGCTGGGCAGGGTCCCGGACTCGCACTGGACGCTGGACGGGCGGGCCTGGTCGAAGAGTTGA